AGCAATGTGCACACAGTTGGTAAGGTTGGAGGAGATAACACATAGCAATGTTTAAGCACCAGAGGTGTGGACttgagtcagactcgagtcatgattttgATGACCTTAGACTCAACTTGACAAAATTAGAAATGACTTGCaactcgacttggacttccaTGCTgatgacttgagacttgactcggacttttgACTGTCCCTGCCCCTTTGGCTGTGATGACTTGTGGCATGGGTATAGGGGAGAATGGGGTAAGATGAGCCAACCTTTTTTTCTAGAAAACCGTAAACAAATTTTCTGATGTGACCGCATTTTAAGGAAGAGGGGACCATTCTTTACAATATGTGGAAAGATACAGCACATGACAAATGTGTAAAAATATGATTTTCTGCTCATTCATGTCCAGAGTTAGGGTGACTTTGGGAAAACCTTCAAATGCATTATACCTCAATTGATTCCCTTTTAAACTATGATCTGAGGGCTAAACCAAATGATGAAGGTTACCTTTTCTttggcattttctttcaaaaTGGTGGTTGTGATGTGCCACCAGGGCTGGGGCAAGTTGAGCCAGCTAACTCGTACTTGTATTGCATCTGTAAGATTTTTAAGTTTGCCTTTATTTTGTGACCTCGTTCTTTATGGTTCCTCAGTGTTACTAAAAGCTAAAGAGACTAGGCAGCAAATTAATCAGACAAaaaatgggtaacactttataataactacacacaattcatcatttattaagcctttgttacttattagttaatggtttgttcatcattagtaatttcttgttcatacataatttatcatcagtaaaacatttgttcacacaattataaatggtttgtttgtaagtacatgatttatacttaataagtaatgaaacaaccacttataatgaaatcatttttttttttataaaccagttgcaaactattacaaaatgctttgttcatcatttgtaaagcattgttcctatgttaattctcataaataaagtatttgtacacacagttataaatggtttgctcatagtaaataagcctatatctaaaatatgtttatgaattattgttaatacttaataaattctgcaataatattttgttgatgaagtaatatttctagtatttaacagttgttacatacacatgcactaatgattagttagggtaaggatacatattttataaaccactttctaatactataattcatgattaactcaggagttacaagtggttagttaatgatattttgtgagcttatctaaagtgaggactttctatgccttgcaacacattttcaaatgagttgtaaagattacattcacattcattcatttagcagacaagcgacgtatacattgacataacagtgaaagccaggaatcgaacccccaacttttcaggctactgcatgctggtccagctccttatccactacactaccttggcccagatagaaATGCCCACAAttatgcaagagtttctgtttcttctactacacactgcTATTAAACAtctttaaactattattaaatgctgtattcttcgtttgtaaagcattattcctacattaattctcatctgtaaatcatgtttacacacagttaaaaatggtttgttcataggaaacacacatatctatattatatttttgaatttacTGTAATAATACCACcgggcagaggtagtgtagtggatagggagccgggttaacatgcagtaacccataaagttgggggttcaaaccccggcatccaccaatgtggccttgccctttaatttcattgacatgtgtaagtcgctttggatgaaagtgtcggctaaatgaataaatgcaagtgtaaactttataactcatttgtaaatgtgttgcaaggcataaaacgtcctcactttagatgagctcgcaaaatatcattaactaaccgcTTGTAACTTCTGAGTTAattatgaattatagtattaggaagtggtttataaaatatgtatcctcatccttactaatcattagtgcatgtgtatgtaacaaccgttaaataatgaaaatgttacttaatcaaaaacatattattgcatcatgtattaagtattaacaataatgtataaacatattttagatttaggcttatttactatgaacaaactatttataactgtgtgaacaaatgctttactgatgataaattagaaattactaatgatgatcaaaccattaactaataagtaacgaaggcttaataaatgatgaattgtgtgaagttattataaagtgttaccaaaaaatgTTATAGGCCTAAACATGTCTTTTCAGTTGAATCTAGTCAAGTTGGCTCAAATGGTATTATCATCACTGAACATGCTCCCGTTTGCCGCCTGACTAAGTGGATCCTCTGATCTCGTGGTGGTTCCTCTGATCCTGTGATGTGGTTTGTTATATAGGCAGCCTGAACATTAATGTGCTCCACGGGAGCTAACCGAAACTATCACAGAATCATCATCAATGACTGATGACATTTCATGTTTATACACATATCAGCGTtgtgttttgtaaaaaaaaaaagcaataaatGTGAAGGTAGATAAATGTTTATTCATCCGGTATTAAGGCCTTGATAACATTAAAACGCTCAATGTAGGATTGTAGGCGGGCATGTTTATCCATTCAATGGAAGTAACCTGCATAAACTATCAAACTACTGCATAACATGTAGGCTATCTGTAGGCTACTTGGACAGAAGTAACAGAAAGGTTCAAATTCACTTCAAGAGTGCAGTAGATTCAGATATCACTATGGTGGCAGTAGATTCAGATATCACTATGGTGGCATGCGCGATACGAGCGCTCAATTGGGAGAGAAATTGGAGTATTTGTTAGCTTTCATTTGCGTCAACCAGCTTTCTATCGCTCATTTGCACACCGAGTCGATCATATGTTActgtgtggggagtgtgtgcttgctgctcacacacagaggttAGAAGGCGGAGGGGGCAGCACCTCGCCTCAGGTGTCCCTACTGGAGCAGGTGAGCGGGGAATAGCGCACAAAGGCAATCAGTGGGCTAGAGTCAATCACACCACAGATTGCCTCCATAAAACACAGTCCATTCATAATATTCATGCAGTTTCACATGCATgttactcacacagacagatataGGCTACACAATGTATTATTTAGGCCAATAAGTTTAGAGCAGGAAGGATTATTGTAATTGGCATGATAGTTCCCCTGTTACTCCTACCCCTGCTCATTGGTGTGTGTAGACCTACTGTGTTGCCATTCTAGTTGGCCATTCTAGtttttttattgaaatataCATGATGAATGGAAACATTATGACACAGTGTAAAAGCAAGTCACTTCCCCATCCAAATAGTCATCCACACACTTCACTccctaacactcacacacacctcacatgtgcacctcacccctcactcAATTGAAGTTGCTTCATTAGCATGACtcttgggacatactgtagtatTACCAGTTAGTAAACTCATTACAATCAAAAATTCAAAACCAGTATTCTCAAGAGAACAAAGGATAATTtgtttgtctttgggcttgtgaTTATAAGTGTTTCGGCAATCTGCAAAAAAAATTCttaccaatagctttttttactatgtgttcCTATAGGTGTCTAGTAACACCTCCCAATTTATCCACGGCCAAATCCTCAGGGAAACACCTGGAGAGCCCATCAAGTTTGGGGTGCCCAGAGGGACTGGGcgaaaaataatgaaaacattttgttgaccaatattagcttttgagatgtctaactaggggtttttaggggtgctgaatctatcccagccattagttttgagtaaaaatgactccaagtccataaaaaatccataacaagtggttttattgaacaattacaaaacaaaactttcttaATCAGTTTAAAATTTAACAAACCTTATCCCTCAACTCCCCTGCACTTCCTCACTCCTGTTATCTTCTGGCTAGTTGATGTTCTGGCAAGAGTTACCATGACAGTTCCAACCAGCAGAAATACACTTGACTCCTTGCTTtttacagcagcacctgagagTGTCACAGACGCCTGCACAGTTGCAGCTGACAAACTTCAGAAGGTAGTCTGGTGCAATGGGATCTGGTGTGACTGGTGCATAATCATGTTCTCCTTGTTTCTATCCACACTCAAAGACATCTAGTGATGGATTTTGTAGCAGTAGCCAATCTCTGGTCTGGAGATATGCCCGCAGAGAGTGCTATGCTGCACCTCCTGTAGTCGGAGGTAGTTTCTAAGGCTTGACACTAGTTATGTTGTCCTCATGAGTTTTACATGTTGCTCGCTGTCCACCCTCAACGTTGGACActcttttctctatctatctatctctctctctaaaattttaattttaaagaaagttttgttttgtaattgttcaataaaaccacttgttatggattttttatggacttggagtcatttttactcaaaactaATGGCTGGGATAGATTCTAAAAACCCCTAGTTAGACATctcaaaagctaatattggtcaacaaaatgttttcattatttttcgCCCAGTCCCTTTGGGCACCCCAAACTTGATGGGCTCTCCAGGTGTTTCCCCGAGGATTTGGCCATGGATAAATTGGGAGGTGTTACTAGACACCTATAGgaacacatagtaaaaaaaGCTATTGCTAAGAACATTTTTTGCAGATTGCCGAAAAAAAAGCCTAACTTTCCCTAACTATttgacttgggacttgactcggacttcaGCGTTAAGATTTGggcttacttgtgacttgccaaacagtgacatTGTCCCACCTCTGGTAAGCACacatctcattttctctcctctccatttcaATGCTGACCAAAGACTTTAGAACACTGCGCTCTCTCAGGTCATACTTTATGCTCATGACCTACTGTAACAGAGACATGTTCCGCTTTGCTGCTCTGTGTTCTAGAACAGTGTActccattgtgatgtcactgACCTGCCTGCAGTGAAGCAGCTCCCATTGGCCGCCCCAAACGTGGAGAAGACCACGAAGAGAGGCACCACCCATGACATGGGGTACAGCACGCGGTCAGCAAACGTCTGGAcaggcaacagagagagagagaagcatgatCATAGAATGTATTGTACTGAGTgatactctttattcattttgtATATTGATACTGATGCTGACACCCGTCGGCCCTTTAGAGTTAAAGCGTAACTTtggccaaaatgcatcctagggtgtttttgtgaatgtacctgagtcaaactttcgtttaaaagcataattacgtcCGATTACATCGTAATTACATTGTGTCaaaatctttatttttaaaacactaaagagggccaaaacctttctttttagtaaactatgtgcacacgaacaatgttctcaatgctcgagttcatgtctagagacactgatgatacttcgctcaaagtttcatgttgtgtcgagtgtgttttagtgttttGACGCGATCATGTTtcaaaatagtagtgcccctacgggtacattcacaaaaacaccctatgatgcattttggcaaaAGTTACACTTTAAGGTGGACAGTGCACCTGTCGACTCTGTAGAGTTAAGGTGGACAGTGCACTGGTCAACTCTGTAGAGTTAAGGTGGACAGTGCACTGGTCGGATCTGTAGAGTTAAGGTGGACAGTGCACCGGTCGGCCCTTTAGAGTTAAGGTGGACAGTGCACCAGTCGGCCCTTTAGAGTTAAGGGGGACAAAGATGCTAGCTTTTTTCTAGAGCCTTCCCATCATGGTGTGGAGCTTAGTGTGAACCAGGGGGCAGGACGTGTCAAGGAGAAAGTGTGAGTTCTCAGAGGGGCAAGAGAGTCCAGCCTAAGGGACCAGGATGCATTGTAGTGAGCAACCAAGCTAAACCAAGTCTAAACCGAGGAGGGCTCTCGTAGGTAAACAAGCCCTAGACAACGCAGCTTGGTATCTCTGTCCACTTTAGGGCCTGTCCTCGTGTTGTAACACACAAAGCACTGTCAgggacagcacacacagactgtaTGGTCATTCTGCCTAGTCATCACATTGTTTTAAGAGACAGTAGGAATAAGACATACAGTAGATTGAGGTTGGGATGACAACACTCAACACAACGACAGCGGGAAGTGATGGATAGATAGTGATGTAGatagtggatggatggatggagagcgATGGATGAGGGAGTTTAAAGAGAGAGTGgatatggtcttttgggccccaaCGATGACttgaaggcagcgctgcctggaaggtgcTAGGGTCAGGGCTAGGGTCAGGGCTAGGCAAgacagcgctgcctggaaggtgcTAGGGTCAGGGctagggttagggtcagggcTAGGGTCAGGGCTAGGCAAgacagcgctgcctggaaggtgcTAGGGTCAGGGctagggtcagggtcagggctAGGGTCAGGGctagggttagggtcagggcTAGGGTCAGGGCTAGGCAAgacagcgctgcctggaagttGACGGTGGGGCCCCAAAACCCCATAAAGCAAGAAAGTGAGAATAAGACAGAGGGGGGTTGGCATGACAACACTCACCACGGCGACAGCGGATGACTGTAGAAGATGGGTGGGCGTCATGGCGCTGAAGTAGGCGATGTTGACAAGCAcgtaacacacagacaccaaagGGATACCTATAATGATGGCCAACGGTAGGTttctacacacacccacacacccacacacacaacaaagggATACCTATGATACAGGCTTCTTGTATAaacttatacacatacacacaataacattGGCTACCATTACAGCAAGGATGTATGTTAgtacgcgcacatacacacacaaacacacacaaacacacacacacacacacacacacacacacaacacacacacacacacacacacacacacacacacacacacacaaacacagagagacacacacacacacacataatcagctCCAGTGCTGTGTATCACCTGTAGGGATTTTTCAGCTCCTCTGTGATGAAGTTCAGCTGATTCCTGcaaaggagaacacacacacacacacacacacacacacacacatacacatacatcaaCCAAAAACACAAAAGTTTTGTGTAAGACTTGCTTATGCACCTAACCTATTCTGTAGTCatgtcagacacacagacacacctattCTTATACatggcatgtactgtatgtgtgtgtgtgtccttgtctcCTACCATCCATCATAAGCCCAAAGGCCGTTGTAGAAAGCCAGTCCTATGGCTCCAAAAGATGTGGCCCCCCCGTCAAATGCATTTGTCAGGTTCTGTGTGTTTCCTGTGAGGTATtcacccaagcacacacacacacacacgcacgcacgcatgcacgcacgcacgcacgcacacacacacacacacaaaacacacacacacacacacacacacacacacacacacaaacacacacgcatcacacacacacacacacacacacacacacacacacacacacacacacacacacacacacacacacacacacacacacacacacagtggttacACAGCAATCCAGCAACAAAACAGAGCAGCAGGGTTAAACACTCCATACATAAATAACTCacttgcaccacacacacacacacacacacacacacctgcaaatCGAGGGTGGGGGGCATTTTTATTCATGAACCACAATGCACTATACACTGTGTAGTCCACGGAGCCATTACTGTAGGTCATGTTAAATAGCTGAGATAAAGGTTAACCATGTAGGTCGCTAGACGGTAAACATTGATTTGGTCACAGCAGATGCCAGACATTCCAATCTTAAACATGAAAAACCTAGTGCAGCAAAACAGAACATCTGACAACAGAACATCTTACAATTCCTAACACAAAATATTTGTTATAAAAGGCACATATTCATATTGAAATTGAATATATATTCATAAATTGAatcatatatattattttatattatcatatatttattttatattattatatatgttattttatattatcatatatatatatatgggggcaagttataatattataatattataagtatatatatatttatttatattatatatttgtaACTGGCAAGTTGTTTGTCACATTATTTCAGTCCCACTCATGCCCTCAATAAGACGTACAATTCCAGcctccaaagacacacacatactgtaccttgAGCCAGTAGCACAATCCCAGCCACCacgatgatgaggatgatgaagagTTTGGCAGCAGTGAAGAAGTTCTGGATGTAGTTGGCCAACTTCACACTCAGACAATTCACCAGGCAGATCAGAACTgaggacaacagccagagggcAAAGTTCAAAGGTTCATAGATTCTCTAAGTGGGAATTcctaggaggagagagagaggaggtgagacgTACAGATGGTGGCAGCGGCGAGGCACTTGGTGACGAGCAGAGGAGGGGTGCATCCTGGGTAAAAGGGCGTGGCGGCGTACTCAGCGCAGCTGAGGGCAATGATGGCGAAGGATGAAGGCTTAAGGACGATGATGGTGGTCCAGGAATAGAGGAACGCCATGACCGGACCGAACGCCTCCATCAGATATGGGTACTCACCACCGGACTTAGTAATCATGGTGCCCAGCTCTGCATAGCATAgggcccctacacacacatacacatatagatatcagtacaaacgcacacacacacacacacacagcaacacacacacacacatatcaaaaaacacacatagcaatacacacacacacatgcaaatcaatacataaacacacacacacacacacacggttatcagtataaacacacacacacacgcatatcaacacacacacacacacacacacacacatagcaatacacacacacagatgtcagtataaacacatacacacacacagacatatataaatacaaacacacacatacagacacacatttcaatacaaacacgcacacccCCAATATCAGTACTAATACACACTCAGATGTGGTTCACCTAGCGTGACCAGAGTCCTGGCATTGGTTTCGTAATGGCTTCTCTCTTTTATTGTGATTAAAAGGTATCTGTGAGTTAAATGGACGTGATCATAGCAGTCATGACTGCACCACTCCGACCCCACTGACTGCCCCACAGCCCCCACGTCCAAACTGTGTGCAGGGCCTCCTCACTTTCAAAAGTCACACT
The Alosa alosa isolate M-15738 ecotype Scorff River chromosome 21, AALO_Geno_1.1, whole genome shotgun sequence genome window above contains:
- the LOC125286282 gene encoding b(0,+)-type amino acid transporter 1-like isoform X2; the encoded protein is MDKKLVKTSVQNGSAPHPPKEDKATMLQKEVGLVSGVCLIVGTMIGSGIFISPKAVLVGTGAVGPCLCVWAACGVLATLGALCYAELGTMITKSGGEYPYLMEAFGPVMAFLYSWTTIIVLKPSSFAIIALSCAEYAATPFYPGCTPPLLVTKCLAAATIFLICLVNCLSVKLANYIQNFFTAAKLFIILIIVVAGIVLLAQGNTQNLTNAFDGGATSFGAIGLAFYNGLWAYDGWNQLNFITEELKNPYRNLPLAIIIGIPLVSVCYVLVNIAYFSAMTPTHLLQSSAVAVTFADRVLYPMSWVVPLFVVFSTFGAANGSCFTAGRLTYVAGREGHMIKILSYISLKYYTPAPALIFNVPVVIAVLVVVVSVYLVLAPIIDKPELEYLYCTIFIFSGLIFYLLFVHYKFQWSHTIMRPITMHLQLLFEVVPPEKME
- the LOC125286282 gene encoding b(0,+)-type amino acid transporter 1-like isoform X1, whose amino-acid sequence is MDKKLVKTSVQNGSAPHPPKEDKATMLQKEVGLVSGVCLIVGTMIGSGIFISPKAVLVGTGAVGPCLCVWAACGVLATLGALCYAELGTMITKSGGEYPYLMEAFGPVMAFLYSWTTIIVLKPSSFAIIALSCAEYAATPFYPGCTPPLLVTKCLAAATIFLICLVNCLSVKLANYIQNFFTAAKLFIILIIVVAGIVLLAQGNTQNLTNAFDGGATSFGAIGLAFYNGLWAYDGWNQLNFITEELKNPYRNLPLAIIIGIPLVSVCYVLVNIAYFSAMTPTHLLQSSAVAVTFADRVLYPMSWVVPLFVVFSTFGAANGSCFTAGRLTYVAGREGHMIKILSYISLKYYTPAPALIFNGILGILYILPADINTLINYFSFAQWGFYGLTALALIVMRFTRKNLHRPVKVPVVIAVLVVVVSVYLVLAPIIDKPELEYLYCTIFIFSGLIFYLLFVHYKFQWSHTIMRPITMHLQLLFEVVPPEKME